The proteins below are encoded in one region of Gadus macrocephalus chromosome 14, ASM3116895v1:
- the slc17a6b gene encoding vesicular glutamate transporter 2.1 — MESVKSRATAGVKEFAGKTLGHMHRVLEKKQKTGEVIELTEDGRPQEAPERKPPLVDCTCFGLPRRYIIALMSGLGFCISFGIRCNLGVAIVGMVNNSTVHENGKIIIKEKAKFNWDPEQVGLIHGSFFWGYIVTQIPGGYISSKLAASRVFGAAIFLTATLNMFIPSAARVHYGCVIFVRILQGLVEGVTYPACHGIWSKWAPPLERSRLATTSFCGSYAGAVIAMPLAGILVQYSGWSSVFYVYGVFGIIWYMFWILVSYESPAVHPTITEEERCYIEESIGETAQLMAAAEKFKTPWRKFFTSMPVYAIIVANFCRSWTFYLLLISQPAYFEEVFGFEISKVGMLSALPHLVMTIIVPIGGQLADYLRTRNILSTTTVRKIMNCGGFGMEATLLLVVGYSHSKGVAISFLVLAVGFSGFAISGFNVNHLDIAPRYASILMGISNGVGTLSGMVCPIIVGTLTKNKTREEWQSVFLIAAMVHYGGVIFYGIFASGDKQPWADPELTSEEKCGFIDEDELAEETGDISQGYGALGAPAKTYGATTQVNGGWASGWEKTEEYVQEEAAEGGSYGYRQEQGYS, encoded by the exons ATGGAGTCCGTCAAGTCAAGAGCAACGGCGGGGGTCAAGGAATTTGCCGGGAAGACATTAGGTCATATGCACAG AGTGCTCGAGAAGAAACAGAAAACGGGAGAAGTCATCGAGCTGACTGAGGATGGGAGGCCCCAGGAGGCCCCTGAGAGGAAGCCCCCGCTGGTCGACTGCACGTGCTTCGGGCTGCCCCGCCGCTACATCATCGCGTTGATGAGCGGCCTTGGGTTCTGCATCTCCTTTGGGATCCGCTGTAACCTGGGCGTGGCCATCGTGGGCATGGTCAACAACAGCACCGTGCACGAAAACGGGAAAATCATCATCAAGGAG AAAGCAAAGTTCAACTGGGATCCAGAGCAGGTCGGTTTGATTCACGGATCCTTTTTCTGGGGCTACATCGTGACGCAGATCCCCGGGGGGTATATATCGTCGAAGCTGGCTGCTAGCAG GGTGTTTGGGGCAGCCATCTTTCTGACCGCGACGCTCAACATGTTCATTCCCTCGGCTGCGCGGGTTCACTACGGGTGTGTCATCTTTGTGAGGATACTGCAAGGTCTGGTCGAG GGAGTGACCTACCCAGCCTGCCATGGCATATGGAGTAAGTGGGCTCCTCCACTGGAGAGGAGTCGGCTAGCCACCACTTCCTTCTGTG GATCTTATGCTGGCGCTGTGATCGCGATGCCATTGGCTGGGATCCTGGTTCAGTATTCCGGCTGGTCCTCTGTGTTCTATGTCTACG GGGTCTTTGGGATCATCTGGTACATGTTCTGGATCCTGGTGTCCTACGAGAGTCCCGCCGTGCACCCCACCATCACCGAGGAGGAGCGCTGCTACATCGAGGAGAGCATCGGGGAGACCGCTCAGCTGATGGCCGCCGCCGAG AAATTCAAAACTCCCTGGAGAAAGTTCTTTACCTCCATGCCAGTCTACGCCATCATCGTTGCCAACTTCTGCAGGAGCTGGACCTTCTACCTTCTGCTCATTAGCCAGCCAGCGTACTTTGAGGAGGTGTTTGGCTTTGAGATCAGCAAG GTTGGCATGCTGTCTGCCCTGCCCCACTTGGTGATGACCATCATTGTGCCCATCGGGGGACAGCTGGCCGACTACCTGCGCACCAGGAACATCCTGTCCACCACCACTGTCAGGAAGATCATGAACTGTGGAG GGTTTGGGATGGAGGCCACATTGCTTCTGGTGGTTGGCTACTCTCACAGTAAAGGAGTGGCCATCTCCTTCCTGGTGCTAGCAGTGGGCTTCAGTGGATTTGCCATATCAG GTTTCAACGTGAACCACTTGGATATCGCTCCACGCTATGCCAGCATCCTCATGGGCATTTCTAATGGCGTCGGCACTCTCTCTGGGATGGTGTGTCCTATAATCGTTGGCACTCTGACAAAAAACAAG ACCCGGGAGGAGTGGCAGTCCGTGTTCCTCATCGCCGCCATGGTGCACTACGGGGGAGTGATTTTCTACGGGATCTTCGCCTCGGGGGACAAGCAGCCGTGGGCCGACCCGGAGCTGACCAGCGAGGAGAAGTGCGGCTTCATCGACGAGGACGAGCTGGCGGAGGAGACGGGAGACATCAGCCAGGGCTACGGCGCACTGGGCGCCCCGGCCAAGACGTACGGCGCCACCACGCAGGTGAACGGCGGCTGGGCCTCGGGATGGGAGAAGACGGAGGAGTACGTCCAGGAGGAGGCCGCCGAGGGGGGGTCCTACGGGTATAGGCAGGAGCAGGGCTACTCCTAg